One window of Nocardia nova SH22a genomic DNA carries:
- a CDS encoding GlsB/YeaQ/YmgE family stress response membrane protein gives MGIVTMIIIGLIAGAIARLLVPGKEDFGWILTIVLGVVGGYVGGTLGSLVFAPHKFSVHPPVQHTFLGAIVGAVIILVIYKAIRGRA, from the coding sequence ATGGGTATCGTCACGATGATCATCATCGGCCTGATCGCCGGAGCCATCGCTCGTCTACTGGTTCCCGGCAAGGAGGACTTCGGCTGGATCCTGACCATTGTGCTGGGCGTCGTCGGCGGCTATGTCGGTGGCACCCTGGGCAGTCTGGTGTTCGCGCCGCACAAGTTCAGCGTCCATCCGCCGGTGCAGCACACGTTCCTGGGGGCCATCGTGGGCGCGGTCATCATTCTCGTCATCTACAAGGCGATCCGCGGGCGGGCCTGA
- a CDS encoding HdeD family acid-resistance protein, with the protein MTTSKEGVQFGPLHQLARGAWQSLLVIGLLSVIVGIIVLIWPGPTLAVAGILFGIYLLISGILQLVAAFGPHVSTGYRVLTMISGILSFILAFFAFRSIGNSLVLLGLWIGISWLFRGIAAMVAGAEAPQGVPGRGWSIFFGIMLLIGGIALVVWPIHSITVLALVVGWWLIFMGVMEVVYAVEVRSVAKKAPAEL; encoded by the coding sequence ATGACAACCAGCAAAGAAGGAGTTCAGTTCGGGCCGCTGCATCAACTGGCCCGTGGCGCATGGCAATCGTTGCTGGTCATCGGCCTGTTGTCGGTGATCGTCGGCATCATCGTGCTCATCTGGCCCGGGCCCACCCTCGCCGTGGCCGGAATCCTGTTCGGTATCTACCTGCTGATCTCCGGAATCCTGCAGCTGGTCGCCGCATTCGGACCGCATGTCAGCACGGGATATCGGGTCCTGACCATGATCAGCGGCATCCTGTCGTTCATCCTGGCCTTCTTCGCCTTCCGCAGCATCGGCAATTCGCTTGTGCTGCTGGGCCTGTGGATCGGGATCAGCTGGCTGTTCCGGGGGATCGCGGCCATGGTCGCCGGAGCCGAAGCACCGCAGGGCGTTCCGGGACGCGGCTGGTCGATCTTCTTCGGCATCATGCTGCTGATCGGCGGTATCGCACTGGTGGTCTGGCCGATCCACTCGATCACGGTGCTGGCGCTGGTGGTGGGCTGGTGGCTGATCTTCATGGGCGTGATGGAGGTCGTCTACGCCGTCGAGGTCCGCAGCGTGGCCAAGAAGGCTCCCGCCGAGCTGTAA
- a CDS encoding TetR/AcrR family transcriptional regulator, translated as MTSTAPGLRETKKQQTRQEISDTATRLFIERGFESTTIAEIAAAARVAKKTVTNYFPRKEDLALDHHERFVAVLAEAADLRGDREPVLTAVRRRFHSAAAAHSADAGFSGPDFSRMLADSPTLTARIRELHDLREHALAAVLPGDELLRRAAAAQFAAAYRLLFDRIQELQLSGASPRHLTATVTTEADRIFDLLEPALGDYGVRDASA; from the coding sequence GTGACCAGTACCGCACCAGGACTACGGGAAACGAAGAAGCAACAGACCCGCCAGGAGATCTCCGACACCGCGACCCGCCTGTTCATCGAGCGCGGCTTCGAATCGACCACGATCGCGGAGATCGCGGCGGCCGCCCGGGTGGCCAAGAAGACCGTCACCAACTACTTCCCGCGCAAGGAAGATCTGGCACTGGACCACCACGAACGCTTCGTCGCCGTCCTCGCCGAGGCGGCCGACCTGCGCGGTGACCGCGAACCGGTGCTCACGGCCGTACGGCGCCGATTCCATTCGGCCGCGGCGGCGCATTCCGCCGATGCCGGTTTCTCCGGCCCCGATTTCAGCCGGATGCTCGCCGACAGCCCCACCCTGACCGCGCGGATCCGCGAACTGCACGACCTGCGCGAACATGCCCTGGCAGCGGTCCTTCCAGGCGACGAACTGCTGCGCCGGGCGGCGGCGGCACAGTTCGCCGCGGCCTACCGGCTCCTGTTCGACCGCATTCAGGAACTCCAGCTGTCCGGAGCCTCCCCGCGGCACCTCACCGCGACGGTCACCACCGAGGCCGATCGAATATTCGACCTGCTGGAACCCGCCCTCGGCGACTACGGAGTACGCGACGCGTCAGCGTGA
- a CDS encoding quinone oxidoreductase family protein, with protein sequence MRAIQFSARADRLPGSRIADVPRPEPGPGQLLVRTEVAGVGVGSVRMLCADAAADPSGEMVGTVVAAGPDVDDRWIGTRVGGVVFDAVYAEYVCAAPALVTEIPEGVDAAAALALVRGGLVALGALRAAGSVAGKSVLITGAASGSGHLAVQLARVAGASEVTAAVGSAGKFDFVAECGADRALTYDRPWPEGIDVVLDGVGGELVQRGVDALAPHGTLVAYSAGGGAVDASSLLGGLKTVTGFSIGLPARTRPQLIAGDRARLWELLGEKKIRPRVRVHGWAEMDAVLESVATRRNLGRMAVGTDIDAR encoded by the coding sequence GTGCGCGCAATTCAGTTCTCGGCCCGGGCCGATCGGCTGCCCGGCTCCCGCATCGCCGACGTACCGCGACCGGAGCCGGGGCCCGGACAACTTCTCGTTCGCACCGAAGTGGCCGGTGTCGGAGTCGGATCGGTGCGGATGCTGTGCGCCGATGCCGCCGCGGATCCCAGCGGCGAGATGGTCGGGACGGTCGTGGCGGCCGGGCCCGACGTCGATGACAGGTGGATCGGAACGCGGGTCGGCGGTGTGGTGTTCGATGCCGTGTACGCCGAATACGTCTGCGCCGCACCGGCGCTGGTCACCGAGATTCCCGAGGGAGTGGATGCGGCCGCCGCGCTGGCGCTGGTCCGTGGTGGGCTGGTCGCCCTGGGGGCGCTGCGTGCGGCGGGATCGGTGGCGGGAAAGTCGGTACTGATCACCGGCGCCGCCAGCGGATCGGGGCATCTGGCAGTGCAGCTCGCTCGCGTGGCGGGTGCGTCGGAGGTGACCGCCGCGGTCGGCTCGGCCGGCAAGTTCGACTTCGTCGCCGAGTGTGGCGCCGACCGGGCGCTGACCTACGACCGGCCGTGGCCCGAGGGTATCGATGTCGTGCTCGACGGGGTCGGCGGGGAACTCGTCCAGCGCGGTGTGGACGCGCTCGCACCGCACGGCACCCTGGTCGCCTACAGTGCCGGTGGCGGCGCGGTCGATGCCTCCAGCCTGCTGGGCGGGCTGAAGACCGTTACCGGATTCTCGATAGGGCTACCGGCCCGGACGCGGCCGCAGTTGATCGCCGGGGATCGGGCCCGGCTGTGGGAACTGCTGGGGGAGAAGAAGATCCGCCCACGGGTACGTGTGCACGGGTGGGCGGAGATGGACGCGGTACTGGAGTCGGTCGCTACCCGCCGCAACCTCGGACGGATGGCTGTCGGCACGGACATCGACGCGCGGTGA
- a CDS encoding PaaI family thioesterase, with protein sequence MTDTTLPTDTAGTELFHTTMPFTAKLGVEVLAHGPELVRSRLAWDESLCTLGGAMHGGALMSLADATGAVCAFLNLPEGKQGTTTVESKTNFLRAVRSGYAVATATPLHAGRSFIVVETEIHDDAGKLVGKVTQTQAVL encoded by the coding sequence ATGACCGATACGACGCTGCCGACCGACACCGCCGGTACCGAGCTGTTCCACACCACCATGCCGTTCACCGCGAAACTCGGCGTCGAGGTGCTCGCACACGGTCCGGAGCTGGTGCGCAGCCGTCTGGCCTGGGACGAGAGCCTGTGCACACTGGGCGGGGCGATGCACGGCGGGGCGCTGATGTCGCTGGCCGACGCGACGGGCGCGGTCTGCGCGTTCCTGAATCTGCCCGAGGGCAAGCAGGGCACCACCACCGTGGAGTCCAAGACCAACTTCCTGCGCGCGGTCCGGTCCGGGTACGCGGTGGCCACCGCCACGCCCCTGCACGCCGGGCGCAGTTTCATCGTCGTGGAGACCGAAATCCACGACGACGCCGGGAAACTCGTCGGCAAGGTGACCCAGACCCAGGCGGTGCTGTGA
- a CDS encoding MMPL family transporter — MTRWARLVGTRPKLVLLLAIGFAVLAGLFGADVQHRVSAAGFADPGSESAQVDQVVTGELGRQNPDVIAIYTAPAGQDLDALGSRVRAAVDGIDPALLAQPVQTYWTTGPPRQALLRSADGRQGLAVVFAAGDDNQRIAAYHDIAAALRIPGVDVRFTGYSALADEIDTQSRHDLVLAESLSLPVTLAILVLVFGGVVAAGLPLLVGILAVVGSLGAVGALTHVTEVSVFAVNVASLLGLGLAIDYGLFVVTRYREELAAGAAVPDAVTRTLATAGRTIGFSALLLACAFAGTFVFPQAVLRSLGFGAIAAVLLAAGLSLTVLPAALVLLGDRIGAWSWRRDAFERGQRRAERWWGRIVDAVVRRPGLVAVTVGGLLLVLATPLLGVRLGDVDHTALPAGNSVRAGVDELAARFPAAGSGATVLLRGDGAPPNSAPTAAATKAIGAVPGVHDVQRMATVNDAVVLHVALDDPDRSPAATGTVTRIRDLDLPDGIGMQVGGDTAATVDSVAAITSRMPLMIAVMVLATVVLLGAAFRSAVLPLKAVVLAALSLGATFGILTWIFCRGHLADALHVSVGPMSAGMMVLIIAVVFGLSTDYEVFLLSRMVEARRAGADTVTAVRTGTVRTARVITAAATLLVFITGAFTLSPLTPMRFLGLGMILALIIDATLVRMLLVPALVTLMGPVNWWPMRALRQDRYPEGNGLDSPVRASSTP, encoded by the coding sequence CGGCGAGCTGGGGCGGCAGAACCCCGATGTGATCGCCATCTACACCGCGCCCGCCGGTCAGGACCTCGACGCCCTCGGGTCCCGCGTGCGCGCGGCCGTCGACGGTATCGACCCGGCACTGCTGGCCCAGCCGGTGCAGACGTACTGGACGACCGGACCCCCGCGACAGGCACTGTTGCGGTCGGCCGACGGGCGGCAGGGGCTGGCCGTCGTGTTCGCGGCCGGTGACGACAATCAGCGCATCGCGGCCTATCACGACATCGCGGCGGCGCTGCGCATTCCGGGTGTGGACGTCCGGTTCACCGGATACAGCGCACTGGCCGATGAGATCGACACCCAGTCGCGGCACGATCTGGTCCTCGCCGAATCCCTGTCGCTGCCGGTCACCTTGGCGATTCTGGTGCTGGTCTTCGGTGGGGTGGTCGCGGCGGGGCTGCCGCTGCTCGTCGGCATCCTCGCCGTGGTGGGGTCGCTCGGTGCGGTGGGTGCGCTCACCCATGTCACCGAGGTGAGTGTGTTCGCGGTGAATGTGGCCTCGCTGCTGGGGCTCGGATTGGCCATCGACTACGGGCTTTTCGTGGTCACCCGCTACCGCGAGGAACTGGCCGCCGGCGCCGCGGTCCCCGACGCCGTCACCCGCACCCTCGCGACCGCCGGGCGCACCATCGGATTCTCGGCTCTGCTGCTGGCCTGCGCGTTCGCGGGAACGTTCGTCTTCCCGCAGGCGGTGCTGCGATCACTGGGTTTCGGCGCGATCGCCGCGGTCCTGCTGGCGGCCGGGCTGTCGCTGACCGTGCTGCCCGCGGCCCTGGTGCTGCTGGGCGACCGGATCGGCGCGTGGAGCTGGCGGCGCGACGCCTTCGAGCGCGGGCAGCGCCGGGCCGAACGCTGGTGGGGGCGCATCGTGGACGCGGTGGTGCGGCGGCCCGGCCTCGTGGCGGTGACCGTCGGCGGGCTGCTGCTGGTCCTGGCGACCCCGCTGCTCGGGGTGCGGCTCGGCGATGTCGACCACACGGCGTTACCGGCGGGCAATTCGGTGCGGGCGGGCGTCGACGAACTCGCCGCGCGATTCCCGGCGGCGGGCAGTGGCGCCACCGTGCTGCTGCGCGGCGACGGCGCCCCGCCGAACTCGGCACCGACCGCCGCGGCGACGAAGGCGATCGGCGCGGTGCCGGGCGTCCACGACGTGCAGCGGATGGCGACGGTGAACGACGCGGTGGTCCTGCACGTCGCGCTCGACGACCCCGACCGCTCCCCCGCCGCCACCGGAACAGTCACGCGCATACGGGATCTGGACCTGCCGGACGGAATCGGGATGCAGGTCGGCGGCGACACCGCGGCGACGGTGGACAGCGTCGCCGCCATCACCTCGCGGATGCCGCTGATGATCGCGGTGATGGTCCTGGCCACGGTGGTCCTGCTGGGCGCGGCGTTCCGTTCGGCGGTACTGCCGCTGAAGGCGGTCGTGCTCGCGGCACTGAGCCTCGGCGCGACCTTCGGCATCCTGACCTGGATCTTCTGCCGGGGCCATCTGGCGGACGCCCTGCACGTGAGCGTGGGGCCGATGTCGGCGGGCATGATGGTGCTGATCATCGCGGTGGTGTTCGGGCTGTCGACCGACTACGAGGTGTTCCTGCTCTCCCGCATGGTGGAGGCACGCCGCGCCGGGGCGGACACCGTGACGGCGGTACGCACCGGCACCGTGCGCACGGCACGGGTGATCACCGCCGCCGCAACACTTCTGGTGTTCATCACCGGTGCGTTCACCCTGTCCCCGCTCACACCCATGCGATTCCTCGGCCTGGGCATGATCCTGGCGTTGATCATCGACGCCACCCTGGTCCGGATGCTGCTGGTTCCGGCGCTGGTGACGCTGATGGGGCCGGTCAACTGGTGGCCGATGCGCGCGCTCCGGCAGGACCGTTACCCGGAAGGTAATGGACTGGACTCGCCGGTGCGGGCAAGCTCGACCCCATGA